The genomic segment TAGGCAAACAATTGGAGACCATTTCACATTCAGCAAGAGCTGACTGAAGGGGCCTAATTTAGGTCTCGTTTGACCCAAGGGACTCGAGAGAAAAGCACTCAGATTTTTATCTGTGCATTTATGTGCTCGAAAAGAGACCCATACGGCAGAGAAGCAGATCCCAGAGGAGGCGAACACTTAGTTGCACTGGCCTGCATGCAGGGGGGTCGAAAATGTGGTGCTGAGGGGCGTTTTCACGGCCGGGTGAAGCCCTAATCTGTCCTTTAGCCGCAGATCTgttcgcacacacacagagggggCACTAGTGACAGCTGAGGATTAAAAAGATTGCACAGTCATCCTTCCTATCTATCATGCACATATACATCTTTATTCAGACTGCAAACTATCCAAACGTCTAATTTTCCAATTTCAGGCAAAGCTTGACCTCCAGTTAGTAGGAAACAGAATCATAAACTGGTAAACACATGGAATCAGTTATACTGAGTTATAGATTTCCTCGCAGCCCAGTTATTGGGTGCAGAAGTTCTCGTATTCCTGAAATTGTAGAGGCAGGATCTCAGAACTGTAACATATTACGGCGTACCTGGAAGGTCCTATTAGGTAATAATACTGGGAGTGACATGCATAAAACCTGTTTGGCAAAGTTCTGATGGGGACACACCCATCAGGGATTTGTTCCCTATTTCAACAATGGAAAAGCAGAGACAAGAAGAAGTAGATATAGTAGGCCGTTGTTTGGACTACCGCATACTGTACCTGGAGCTCAGCTACCTTCTCTAAAAAGTGACCTCCTTGTGCTTTTTAGCAGGTGTAACTGACCTACAACAGAtctttaaaatgatcatttgagtCGCGATATGCTTGAAGTCTTAATGTAAGGCTGGTCATGGGCAGTGCAGAgcacacaggaaacacaaagagccaTGACATTGGATATGAGGGGGGCAATCAGACTGGTGAATGGACTTCTTTGTAACCTGTCATGGGACTTGAGAATGGCTAAAAAGATAATTCCCTCTTCCTCAACATGATCTTTGAGGCAGGGCTAGTTTGGCAAAGCAGCAAAAAGAAACTCAGATCACTTTGCTGTAAGCACAGgacatttttatatacatgcaatttattataattttattatttaatttaattttcctttttaaaaacctACAATGGTCTTGATGTCGCAAACAGAGACATCGTTACTGCAGCGAACATAATCTTAGATTGGTGGGCAGTGCGGGGGGGGTGAGTCACAGCAAACTTAAGGAACGAACTGTCAGGACATCTAAATCTCCATCTGTTCACTACGTTAAACCCCTACGGATACGATCTAGACCCATCCACCACCAACAACACATTAAATATCTCTACACATCACAACTGCTTTACTGTTCATTATTAATTCAAAAAGAGTTTCcagcatttaaaacattttaatggccATATTGATTATGtcattgtgtattttatttgtttcaaaatttTATTACACATATTAATTTACATGACTGAGACTAACCTTGCCTGACTGGTCTGTAGGGTTGTGTCTGTGTCCCACGACCTTTGTAAAGGTGTCTCCTCTGAGTCTACATGCTGTATATGGTTGCGCAGCCAATAAGCATGCCACATTTTGTCCATACCGTTTGTCATGAAAGGCGACCTCATTTCCAGACACATGGGATGAAATGATGAGCAAAAATGACCCGGGATGTTACACTGGCAACTAAAAATAGCCAAAGACTAACAATTAAGTCTGCAGACTCATCTCTGACTTGAATACACAGAGCCAGGGAAGGAGCACGCAAATGCCATCAATGCATTCAGACCCTTACGCACTTTTTGGGATCATTATGTTAATGCGATTCATCATACAGTCAGTGCCCTTGTTCCCAACCCTGTATGGGCAGTGACCTCGCACGCTGCTCCCCTCACTGAAGCCCCGCTGACTCTCAGGACCAGAGAGGGCCCATATGCTTTGTGTCTGCACGCTACACATTCACTGCAACCACACGAGACATTCTGTCACCACGTATTTATGTCTCCTGGTTGAGGCCAGCACCACACAGGGAGGCTGTGTCGGTTAGCTGTCTGCGCCAGAGCATTTGAGTGCATCCGTCAGTCAGTATTTCAGGGGCCGTGCACCAGGTACACTGCGGATATGTGACAGGTATGAGCTAAGTGGAGAACACGCACTGTCTGCAGGTAAGCATCACCACCGCCTCGGTCTTTGCGCAGTGAACAGTCCCTCTTCCATTAACAACAATTAAGACAAGCTAAAAATATTCAACAactagtgtgtgtgcatgtgtgttgttttgagtttctctctgttcaTCTGTGCTAAATCAAGCAAGTCCATATCCCCTGAGCAGCGATGCACAAGGTCATTTTTTATCAAACGAACACAGGAAGGACTGacctaaaataaatatgtgtgataaaaatattatacaagtaaaagcaaaaaaattgTTCTAAAACACAAAGCTGGTCTGGTTGACTCTAGCGTGTCAGGATTTTGTTAGCTCAGGGTTTGGAGGTTTTTTTGTACTCTGACTATGCGCCTCATTTCCCAACATTCTGAAAATGAAGAGTCAAAAGTGATTACTGCAATATGTGTATCCACtgccaaaacaaaaaagctcTATTGTTTATGATTCCCAGAAGGTAACATGCTGCGCTGTGCCAACACCTCAGCATCTGTTGACCTTGACTTGTTAACAATCTTCATTAGTGAATGTGCCACTTGTCCCTTTCACCACTAAAGCTAAAGCCATGAATTGTGAGACTGTCACAGTCTTCTACTGACTAGTGCATTCATACAAATGCCCTGCTCCATCAAAATCACAGCCAGTAGTTTGTCCTCAGGAAGAACAATGCCTtgaactgaataaaaacagccaGAAAGTCGAGCAAGCAAGTGTTTTGTTCCAGAGCTCTGTAGAGCCAGAGGGAAAACAGACCAACAACAGTCCTGCACCCCTTAAAAATAAACTCTTTGGCCACGCAAAGAGAACTTTTGTCATATTTCAAATAGTGGGAGTGTGGGTGGGGACAGCTTTGCAACTCATTCCACGCATGCCTTCCCACACTGCATCCAATCCAACTGGCCACTGATGCTATTACTACAGACAATATGGTGCGTGCCAGCTGTTTTGATCTGGGTTATACCCTCTTATCATGCAGCACATCCACCCTGCAGCAGGACAACACTCAGCACTCctcttaacaaaaaaaaacatcctatCACACTGGTCCACTTCCCCCCGCACTTAATTCTTCTATTCAAACTAACTAAAGGCTGTTGGAAAGCCATGTCAATAAAATATACTGCCCTAAAAAGAACTGAATGAGCTGCATTAACTAGTTGTGGCGTTTTTTTAAACGTCATAACTCAAGTTTGGAGCTGATTTTGACATTGTGAGACCCTGCTGAAATACTGTTACACATACATGTGCGtgcaagacaaaacaaaagtattCTAAAATGACAGGTTGAAACAAGAGATACTATCTTACTGTAAATATCTAATGCTGTTACATCACTGCAGGGCATAATGATCAAACCCATTTCCAGGGAAGTAAAGCAGGAGCTACCTGAGCTGAGAAGGAAGTATTTGAGTAGGTGATATAATGCACGCTATTTGACTGCTTATGTCACCTGGCAGTGACCTTTTGCTTCTCAAACATCTGAATAAAACAACCAAATGTGTAGTGATGCAGGGTAAACTCGACAGTTTAGACCAGAAAGCAGTAGCCTGTCATCATCCGCACATAACCCATATTTAGCCATTTCTGTCAGGAGAATAATAAACACAGAGGAGACACAGCTCTGTGCATACCTTGGGTAGTTCTTTGAGTTGGTTGGCATCGAGGAGAAGCTCCTCCAGGCTGCGACTGTAGCGGAATATCTCATCAGGGACTGTCTGCAAGTTGCAATGCCGCTTGTCCACCGACTCGACGTGGCGGTTGCAGCGCCACAGGGGGATACACTTCAGCATGTCCGGCCGCCGTGGGGGATTTGGTTGCCGGTGCTACTGAAATCTCCGCATCGGAGAGTGAAGCAGGGGGAGGTGGGAGTATATTTTGTGGGAGTGGGCTCACTCAATGTCAAAACACGACCGTGTTCCCACGACGATCCCGAACAGGAGGCCGAAATCCACTTAGAgacacaaaaataatcccttCGATCAGTCAGCGATATTCCTAGTTTCAGTTCGGTCGTGCTCAAGGATTTGTCAGACTCGTCGTAGCGTCTTCCACCCCGGAATTAAAATTAGCATAAACAAAACTGTGAACTCCCACTCGGCTGAACTGTTTCCTCACTTCTTGCACTCACTTCTTCACGCAAACGGAATAACAAACGTTAGCTTGTTTTGCTACCGCCACCACCATCCCCTCTGTGTCAGACCCAAGCTCTGCCGTGGctagctggaaaaaaaaaaaatcacacagccAGCGACCCAGCTATGCAGAAGCGTAAAGTGAAGTGTCCTCGTCATGAGTAGCCACAGCTAATACAAACACTTGACTGGTGTTATAGATAAATAGCTACCACAACATAGCTAGCATGTCCCACGGAGCGAGTCAACAGATTAACCCGGGTATGGCTGCGCTGGGATGTACTCGTCCTCACCGGCTGTGTTGTTAGCAAGCTAGCTACCAACGGCTAGTAGCTGACTGAAcgcctttgtgccaaactgcCGTTAGCCAATACTAATACCGCAAACGGCTACGGAAAACACCTTCTCAACCGGCCGGTTGTGTCTGGTAGCAACATACCAAAAGACGTCAAAGAAACTGCCCAGTGACTGCTCTTTTATTGCGACGTAGATGAAATGCCAGCAGCGAGGGCAGGAGCTTCAGCAACAGCCGCGCTTCCCTCCCCTTGTTGAGCTCGAGCCAGGCCGGTTTGGCGTGTGGGGGGCTGGGCTCGGTTTGAGCTGAAGCACCGCCGCTTTGCGCCTCTCTGTTGCAAAGGCCACACACGTTACTATACGGCTCCACCTAGCGGAAAACAGGTAGCTTCAACCAGCCTTCTCACATCTCATactaaaaaatgtcattatgaCTTAAAGTATACCATAAAGTTTCACCTCCCTGCCCATATTTTGTACTATTAAGACATTTCAAACTCTACACTACTACACAGCTTTTTTTCTGCATCACTCAAAACATCACTAGGATTTTTCTTGGTTATATGTGGAATACATGTAGAGATATCTGTGCATAACTGGCTGCACCACATAAGAAAAGGGCTCTATGATAATGTGCATATAAGCAACctttaaaaatggttttggtaGTGTTTCATGTGTCCTTTAGCACTGACATGAACAGTTAACTCAGTCACTGTGGAGAAACCCTGTAACACTAAAATACCTACTGTACctacatattatacatatttattttagtttaaaatacaaaatatgcaaTATACCTGTATACAGACATTCCTTGTGTATACTATACTACttaaattccttgtatgtgtaagtatacttggccaataaagatgattctgatgaACAAAATCACAGATGCAGACTAAGATCTGATGCTGCTGAGGTGACCTCAGTAATTATTTTCAGGGTTCCCACACCttcttaaaacataaaattcaaGGAGTTTTCAAGGATTTTCCAGGCCCAATTCCCTCAAATTCAAGGACCCAACACAGCATAGTCTGAGACACGGATCAAGGTTAATTACTGTTGCAACACAAGTTTTTATGAGAACTGGCAGGCTTTACAGGAACTCAAACTATATGGTCTCTTGCCTTTTCTaacacagcacagaaaaacaatattctATTCTtgcacaaaatatataaattcaaCCACTTTCAATGACCCATGTCTATTTGTCCCTTCAGGCCTTGATCCCCCCCATAAACTTTCATGGATTTAAAGGGTCCGTGGGAATCCAGTATTTTACTGATCAATGATTGAGGAGGCCTGTTCCTCCTCAAGCTGATATCCAATAATAGATAAAGCATCCACTCCCTTCACTCAGTATGTTTGGCTGCAAGTCATCAATGACGCAAACTTAAATTACTGCAGAATTGcagggctaaaaaaaaaaaataaaataaatacttgtCAGTACTGAGCAATCTCTGCCTTGTATTGTGCAAGATAAACAATGTCTATTGCACAATAATGACTCATTGTGACAAATGAactttttcaaacacatttcaatatCAAGTCAAACATGTTTAGTATTTATGGCTATTTTAATGTAGGTGTTTACAATGTGATCACCTCCTGTACAAACATGACCAAAGCagtagcattaaaaaaaaaaaaaaaaaaagttaaaggtCAAACTtctttaaaatagttttttttactcAGCAATCAAatactattttctacattcaGATTCTAGAAATATGTTTACAGAttcttcattcataaaaaaaaaaaaacaactttcttcacACTTTTTGTGGACAAACAATAACCTTTAATCGTagaaagaaaaagtgtttaCATGTCCCGGCAAGTCCatgagagggaaaaagaaaaacaaaaaaaaaagaggagctAAAGCAGGAAACCTAAATGTTCAGGATAGGATTACAAAAATTTGAAacttgcacaaaaaaaaaggagtctCCACAGATCACAAAGCAAAAATCTGACACggaaatatttttaatgaatcCCCAAATGgggcattttaacattaatatgaacagcaatttaaaaaaaaagaaaataaacataattacaAGTTTCAGAGGCCCGCATTTCTAGCTGCAGTGACTGTGGCTGAAATGAGTTTGGGCGACAGGTACTGGGATGGGTGCTGTGCTGGTGAACCATTTCAGACGCTTTATGCAGAGAGGTCACTGCTGTTGAAACGGTCTTGGTCATACACCTCTGCAACAACTTTGCGACCTCCGAACCAGCGGTCGTTGAGGGCCTGGATTGCTTTGTTCATCTCTGAGGCCATGGAAAACTCTACAAAGATCTTGACAATGATATCTGcgtcttcctcttctccttgcTTTTCCTGGTAAATGATGACTCTGTTGACGGAGCCGAACTTGCCGCACTCTTCCGTCACCTCGCCTTCCAGGTCGTCATCGATGTCCTCTGGTCCGACCATATTTCGAAGGACCATTACGGTGGACTGGAGAGGACCAAGAATTCAATGAGTACAAATGATTTTGATACTAAAAAGGCAATCACTTTTCTAAAATCACAGCTTACAAACTGTTTAATCTTATCTCACCTCTGATTTTCGTAGCAGTTTCTGCATCACCATGTGTCTGGCGCTGCTGCCTGAAATGCTCATGTGCTCTTGGTCACTCaacatctcctgtcctgtaccaTCCTGAAgcatctcctctttctcctctttcttctctagTTGGCTAGAGCCTCCAGCTTGATTGGACAGGACTGGTGGTGACGCAAGCACAGGGTTCACGAGACCAACCTGGGGAAGCACTGGTATGGGAGGACGCACTGGTGTCACAcctttgggggggggggggggggggggggtagacacgcagtaagtaaagtaaacaaagaaacaactcacattaaatattgattaatcaaaCGTTTGCTATCACAGTCAGCTAGGACAGACGTATCCTACAAGATTATAAGCATCTGAATGTCCTTTACAACTAAAATTATAAACAAGATAAAGTCAAACATCCCGAAACACATCGACAAGATAAATGCAACGCATACAAATTggattctttgtttttttgcagtttaGTATCACAAAGTTCACCTTTTGCCTTCAGAGTTccaaacagtttaaaaatacatcaaaggcttctttaaatataatttcctCATGTTTGAAGTACCTAAAATTAGTAGGAGCTTTGAGTCCAAGTCACATTCCTATTCCTAATTCCAAGAAGCTAAACTCGCATGGCATGATGCCTAGATTTTCATGgcattttaataacatttggTGAGCAGATGGGACAAGAATTATACATTATTTCAGTAGTCCATCTTATGTGAGGATTCTGACCGACTCAGCCTTTGATTAAAATTAAGCAAACAAAGTACCTAAATTGTCAGCAGTTTATAgacctttaaaaacagcaagTTAAAAATTTATAGACTCAATTCATAAAATTAAATTCAACTGGTCTGGTACACAGCTTTACACCCAAGTTGTATGTTTGAAACAGTACTACATGCATCAATAAGATTTACTGAACTCGtttacttttaatgaaaatgagcACTCACTCATGTTTTGGTACACACCTGTGATGACCCCGGGTGCCTGGGCAGCCATAACAGCCTGAGGTATTCCCATTTGCTGACCGAGAAGCTGGGGCGCAGCTAACGCCCCCAGGACTGATGCCCCGGCTACAGCCTCCTTAAGAGAGGGGGGCCGAAGACATTAGGTAAgggaaacacacagaacacagcACAAGGCAGCACAGTCAACGATCACACAGCATGGCACAACGTGAGCTCAACCTTGCCTCTTTTGAGGAGAATCAAGGTCACAAACATTATTTCTCAGTACAGATTTACTAACAAATTCAATAACTAGTCTTAGCAAGTCATAAATGTACAGCATTTAAGTGTTTATAAGTGTAATAATTAAACATTCTGTAAGGAACACAATTGTCTGGTTAATCATAGCGACTGTTCACACTGAAAAATATCATATTTGTGCTTACTAAGAGAAGACTCTTAGCTTGCACACCCAATCAGTGAATGGGAGGAGCTTTGCTTCCTTATATTACTAAACAATGTCGATCAAATGATATTAAATCTTACATTGTGTGTCTTCCATCATCTATTTCTTGTATATAATAgattctgtttgtgttttgaacaCATTAAGCTGAGTAAAATTGTTCTGAAATGTCTCAGAATTTTAAATTGACACTGTGTCTGGGCAACTACAGTTTACATgtgatgtgtaaaaaaaaactggcctTCTCCCAGTCACCTCAATAAAAATTCTACGCCCATATTATCTGTGCTCGTGTCAATTCTAGCTAGATCTGGGTTATATTTACCTGGAAGGCCATTAAATCCCTTTGGAAGGGATTCATACTTGCCTGGGCCGTTATCTTAGCGGTGGCTGCCGCTGCGGCCACAGCTGCTGCAGGCGGCAGACCACCAGGGGTCGTGGGGGTCAGTAGGGGCATAGGCGGAGTCACTGCTTTGCCAACCCGTAGGTACTGACCCCCCAGGTCAAAGAGGTTCATAGAAGACACAGCATCCAGGGCTGACTGTGGCTTTTCATACTCTGTAAGTGAAAAAATAGTAGTTAGCAGCAGAGCGATGACAACACAAGAGCGCCGAGCGAATGAGGTCCCTCCAGCTCACCGATGAAGCCAAAGCCTCTGTGTCGTCCTGTGGTGGGATCCCTGGCTAACGTACAAGACTTGAT from the Thunnus albacares chromosome 21, fThuAlb1.1, whole genome shotgun sequence genome contains:
- the puf60b gene encoding poly(U)-binding-splicing factor PUF60-B isoform X7, yielding MAVTETAGAEALTMENGQGTGSKLGLPPLTPEQQEALQRAKKYAMEQSIKSVLVKQTIAHQQQQLTNLQVAAQRQRALAIMCRVYVGSIYYELGEDTIRQAFAPFGPIKSIDMSWDSVTMKHKGFAFVEYDVPEAAQLALEQMNSVMLGGRNIKVGRPSNIGQAQPIIDQLAEEARAFNRIYVASVHPDLSDDDIKSVFEAFGRIKSCTLARDPTTGRHRGFGFIEYEKPQSALDAVSSMNLFDLGGQYLRVGKAVTPPMPLLTPTTPGGLPPAAAVAAAAATAKITAQEAVAGASVLGALAAPQLLGQQMGIPQAVMAAQAPGVITGVTPVRPPIPVLPQVGLVNPVLASPPVLSNQAGGSSQLEKKEEKEEMLQDGTGQEMLSDQEHMSISGSSARHMVMQKLLRKSESTVMVLRNMVGPEDIDDDLEGEVTEECGKFGSVNRVIIYQEKQGEEEDADIIVKIFVEFSMASEMNKAIQALNDRWFGGRKVVAEVYDQDRFNSSDLSA
- the puf60b gene encoding poly(U)-binding-splicing factor PUF60-B isoform X3, yielding MENGQGTGSKLGLPPLTPEQQEALQRAKKYAMEQSIKSVLVKQTIAHQQQQLTNLQMAAVTMGFGDPLSPLQSVAAQRQRALAIMCRVYVGSIYYELGEDTIRQAFAPFGPIKSIDMSWDSVTMKHKGFAFVEYDVPEAAQLALEQMNSVMLGGRNIKVGRPSNIGQAQPIIDQLAEEARAFNRIYVASVHPDLSDDDIKSVFEAFGRIKSCTLARDPTTGRHRGFGFIEYEKPQSALDAVSSMNLFDLGGQYLRVGKAVTPPMPLLTPTTPGGLPPAAAVAAAAATAKITAQASMNPFQRDLMAFQEAVAGASVLGALAAPQLLGQQMGIPQAVMAAQAPGVITGVYQNMSVTPVRPPIPVLPQVGLVNPVLASPPVLSNQAGGSSQLEKKEEKEEMLQDGTGQEMLSDQEHMSISGSSARHMVMQKLLRKSESTVMVLRNMVGPEDIDDDLEGEVTEECGKFGSVNRVIIYQEKQGEEEDADIIVKIFVEFSMASEMNKAIQALNDRWFGGRKVVAEVYDQDRFNSSDLSA
- the puf60b gene encoding poly(U)-binding-splicing factor PUF60-B isoform X2, producing the protein MAVTETAGAEALTMENGQGTGSKLGLPPLTPEQQEALQRAKKYAMEQSIKSVLVKQTIAHQQQQLTNLQMAAVTMGFGDPLSPLQSVAAQRQRALAIMCRVYVGSIYYELGEDTIRQAFAPFGPIKSIDMSWDSVTMKHKGFAFVEYDVPEAAQLALEQMNSVMLGGRNIKVGRPSNIGQAQPIIDQLAEEARAFNRIYVASVHPDLSDDDIKSVFEAFGRIKSCTLARDPTTGRHRGFGFIEYEKPQSALDAVSSMNLFDLGGQYLRVGKAVTPPMPLLTPTTPGGLPPAAAVAAAAATAKITAQASMNPFQRDLMAFQEAVAGASVLGALAAPQLLGQQMGIPQAVMAAQAPGVITGVTPVRPPIPVLPQVGLVNPVLASPPVLSNQAGGSSQLEKKEEKEEMLQDGTGQEMLSDQEHMSISGSSARHMVMQKLLRKSESTVMVLRNMVGPEDIDDDLEGEVTEECGKFGSVNRVIIYQEKQGEEEDADIIVKIFVEFSMASEMNKAIQALNDRWFGGRKVVAEVYDQDRFNSSDLSA
- the puf60b gene encoding poly(U)-binding-splicing factor PUF60-B isoform X4; amino-acid sequence: MAVTETAGAEALTMENGQGTGSKLGLPPLTPEQQEALQRAKKYAMEQSIKSVLVKQTIAHQQQQLTNLQMAAVTMGFGDPLSPLQSVAAQRQRALAIMCRVYVGSIYYELGEDTIRQAFAPFGPIKSIDMSWDSVTMKHKGFAFVEYDVPEAAQLALEQMNSVMLGGRNIKVGRPSNIGQAQPIIDQLAEEARAFNRIYVASVHPDLSDDDIKSVFEAFGRIKSCTLARDPTTGRHRGFGFIEYEKPQSALDAVSSMNLFDLGGQYLRVGKAVTPPMPLLTPTTPGGLPPAAAVAAAAATAKITAQEAVAGASVLGALAAPQLLGQQMGIPQAVMAAQAPGVITGVYQNMSVTPVRPPIPVLPQVGLVNPVLASPPVLSNQAGGSSQLEKKEEKEEMLQDGTGQEMLSDQEHMSISGSSARHMVMQKLLRKSESTVMVLRNMVGPEDIDDDLEGEVTEECGKFGSVNRVIIYQEKQGEEEDADIIVKIFVEFSMASEMNKAIQALNDRWFGGRKVVAEVYDQDRFNSSDLSA
- the puf60b gene encoding poly(U)-binding-splicing factor PUF60-B isoform X5, producing MAVTETAGAEALTMENGQGTGSKLGLPPLTPEQQEALQRAKKYAMEQSIKSVLVKQTIAHQQQQLTNLQVAAQRQRALAIMCRVYVGSIYYELGEDTIRQAFAPFGPIKSIDMSWDSVTMKHKGFAFVEYDVPEAAQLALEQMNSVMLGGRNIKVGRPSNIGQAQPIIDQLAEEARAFNRIYVASVHPDLSDDDIKSVFEAFGRIKSCTLARDPTTGRHRGFGFIEYEKPQSALDAVSSMNLFDLGGQYLRVGKAVTPPMPLLTPTTPGGLPPAAAVAAAAATAKITAQASMNPFQRDLMAFQEAVAGASVLGALAAPQLLGQQMGIPQAVMAAQAPGVITGVYQNMSVTPVRPPIPVLPQVGLVNPVLASPPVLSNQAGGSSQLEKKEEKEEMLQDGTGQEMLSDQEHMSISGSSARHMVMQKLLRKSESTVMVLRNMVGPEDIDDDLEGEVTEECGKFGSVNRVIIYQEKQGEEEDADIIVKIFVEFSMASEMNKAIQALNDRWFGGRKVVAEVYDQDRFNSSDLSA
- the puf60b gene encoding poly(U)-binding-splicing factor PUF60-B isoform X1, which encodes MAVTETAGAEALTMENGQGTGSKLGLPPLTPEQQEALQRAKKYAMEQSIKSVLVKQTIAHQQQQLTNLQMAAVTMGFGDPLSPLQSVAAQRQRALAIMCRVYVGSIYYELGEDTIRQAFAPFGPIKSIDMSWDSVTMKHKGFAFVEYDVPEAAQLALEQMNSVMLGGRNIKVGRPSNIGQAQPIIDQLAEEARAFNRIYVASVHPDLSDDDIKSVFEAFGRIKSCTLARDPTTGRHRGFGFIEYEKPQSALDAVSSMNLFDLGGQYLRVGKAVTPPMPLLTPTTPGGLPPAAAVAAAAATAKITAQASMNPFQRDLMAFQEAVAGASVLGALAAPQLLGQQMGIPQAVMAAQAPGVITGVYQNMSVTPVRPPIPVLPQVGLVNPVLASPPVLSNQAGGSSQLEKKEEKEEMLQDGTGQEMLSDQEHMSISGSSARHMVMQKLLRKSESTVMVLRNMVGPEDIDDDLEGEVTEECGKFGSVNRVIIYQEKQGEEEDADIIVKIFVEFSMASEMNKAIQALNDRWFGGRKVVAEVYDQDRFNSSDLSA
- the puf60b gene encoding poly(U)-binding-splicing factor PUF60-B isoform X6, producing the protein MAVTETAGAEALTMENGQGTGSKLGLPPLTPEQQEALQRAKKYAMEQSIKSVLVKQTIAHQQQQLTNLQMAAVTMGFGDPLSPLQSVAAQRQRALAIMCRVYVGSIYYELGEDTIRQAFAPFGPIKSIDMSWDSVTMKHKGFAFVEYDVPEAAQLALEQMNSVMLGGRNIKVGRPSNIGQAQPIIDQLAEEARAFNRIYVASVHPDLSDDDIKSVFEAFGRIKSCTLARDPTTGRHRGFGFIEYEKPQSALDAVSSMNLFDLGGQYLRVGKAVTPPMPLLTPTTPGGLPPAAAVAAAAATAKITAQEAVAGASVLGALAAPQLLGQQMGIPQAVMAAQAPGVITGVTPVRPPIPVLPQVGLVNPVLASPPVLSNQAGGSSQLEKKEEKEEMLQDGTGQEMLSDQEHMSISGSSARHMVMQKLLRKSESTVMVLRNMVGPEDIDDDLEGEVTEECGKFGSVNRVIIYQEKQGEEEDADIIVKIFVEFSMASEMNKAIQALNDRWFGGRKVVAEVYDQDRFNSSDLSA